tcttcccatattcccctccttccctctctcttttcctctttccttctctcttttccttcttccccccttctttttctctttctccccttcctctcttcctccctctttccctccgtacttctttccctctctccctccctctctccctccctctctccctctttacCATTTTTTACCACCTTCAgtccttccctctctccatttctctccttccttctcccccttggctgctgctgcctccatcGGGGCAGGGGATGTGGAGATTCCCTTCTGCCATGAGGGTTTTAGGGGAAGGGCAGCCCTTGAACCCGGCTAAGCCCGACCCCAGCTCTGGGATTGCCCTCTAGGAGCCTTCTTcacactcctcctcctctggctgCAGTGCCGAGCCAGGGCACGAGGGTGCTGCTGTCCTGTCACCAGCCAGGGTCCCCATGCACTCCTCCATCCCCCTCTGCATGTCTTCATTGCCCTTTGAACACATTCATCCCCCTCCACGCATGCTCATTCCCCTTCACTCAGCTTCGTCCCTGTGCTCTCCTTCATCTCCTTGTGCTcaccttctccctcttccaCACACGTTCGTTGTCCTCTGCACACTCTCATACCCTGCCTCAcacctccatcctcatcctcacacCCTCATCCCcctccaaacaccatccaccttcATCCACCTTCTTATCGCCACCCTCACAACCTCATCCCCCTCTGAACACCTTCATCCACcttctcatccccatcctcacaaCCTCATCCCCCTCTGAACACCTTCATCCACcttctcatccccatcctcacacCCTCATCCCCCTCCGAACACCTTCATCCACcttctcatccccatcctcacacTCTCATCCCCCTCCGAACACCTTCATCCACcttctcatccccatcctcacacCCTCATCCCCCTCCAAACACCTTCATCCACCTTCTTATCGCCATCCTCACACCCTCACCCCCCCTCCAAACACCTTCATCTGActtctcatccccatcctcacacCCTCATCCCCCTCCGAACACCTTCATCCACcttctcatccccatcctcacacCCTCATCCCCCTCCAAACACCTTCATCCACCTTCTTATCCCCATCCTCATACCCTCATCCCCCTCCAAACACCTTCATCTGTCTCTGAACACCCTCATCCCCCTCCAAAAATGTTCATCATTGTCCTCATTCCCCTACATCCTCAGACCCCCTGCCCCAACAGATTCCCTGTCTCTTCTGGACCCCAACTTCACCCCATCGTCCCCAGGATGGGGATCTCAGCCCACACGACTGCGCTTTCTCAAGGAAAACCCGCCAGGAACCAGACTGTGGTTATTTCCTTGGAGCAAGCCAATGGGTGGTAACGTGCTAAGGCACGTACAGCTGGTCGCACACAAGTCCCTGGCCACCACCCAGCCTGGGTGATGGgaaccatccctggaggtgctcaaggccaggatggatggggcttggagcaacctgatccagcgggaggtgtccctgcccatggcagagggtagaactggatgggcttctggtccctttcaacccaacccattccatgattctaacgTCCAGCAGAACCCTAATCCCACAAGCACACCCCGAGAACCTGTGTCATGGTACCCAAAACCCACCGAGGGAAATCAGGGAGATGGATCCTCCTAGGCGCCGTGCTTAGAGAAGGGATGCTCTTTGCAACCCATCCCTTctagaaacatatttttctaatttttgtgCTGAGCGTGGTTGTATTCAAGCGTTTTGGGGCAAGCCAGCCAATGCTGCAGCTCATAAAGCGACCGTCTCCGAAGCATCCAACGCATTCAGCAATCGTGTGTGATTAATAAAACCATATCGCATTCTTCCCCCCTTGGCCTGGTGCTAACTTGTAAGAAATCTGGACCAAAAACTGCAACAAAATGGCTGCAATTCTCCAAGGGCCGTTCGGAGCACTCGTTACTCATCCCTTACTTGGGCAAAAATGACATTGAGAGCTCCTGGAGATGACAGCCCTAATTGAGTTCAATAGGAGTTTAGGCTGAGTAAGGCATGAGCAAACAAGCGTGCATTACCCCATGAATAAAAGCCTGGTCTGCAAATGgttaggaacacatggaacgcCACGCAGGGGAATAGCGAGGGGGTCACTGCCGCGCCGGGGTCCGTTACGGCATCCCACCCGACCGCTGGCGATGCCAGGATGAGCTCGTTCTGAAGCGCGGCAATTCAAGCCCAACTCAGTGGTTCGTTGCGATCCAGCCtcttcatttctattttttcccctcctccagaAGTCCGTAATCGTCGCCTCTGCTGTTCTTCGTCCACTGGTGGGAACAGCAACTTCCTTTCCCAAATTATAATATAAAAGAGCTGCGAGCAGAGAAGccataaataatattttcttatggCCAGAACATCCAAGTCTAGGCAAGACACCAAGAACAGCTACAACATTGTAAAACTCCAACACTTCTCCGGAATGGATTCACTAATTAaaaaatgattctttttttaaaagcagttgaaAAATATTGGCTTGCCCATCGCTTGCTGTGCCGGGAAATAGTCCATCCTGCAAAGCCGCAGCCCAGCTCGCAGCCACGAGTCTGCCTTTCAGTGTCACCAAAATGAATTCacggggagggaaaagggggagaataACACCCTGTCACGATTGcttctttaattaattaatggaTCACCAGTTCAAAGCGCGGAGCCAGAGCCCCCGAGGCCAAGGCGATGCTCTCCGCTGGGTAGGGCACTCACTGGGGACCAAACACCTCCCTTGTCGGGTGAGGAGTTTCCTGGTTCCAGCCTCCCATTCCGTACctgctgggatgcaggcagCCCTCTCCCTCCGCGGGCTGCCTGCCTGATGGGCTGTTTGCCTTTTAGACCCCCCCAAACAGTGCAGGCTGGGTGCacagagccccccaagccctgaGGCAGAGGGACAAGTGAGCAGTCGGAGAGGAGCCCGTCACTTCCATCCTGCTTGATGGGCTCGTTGGCGTGGGATGCAGATGCCACCAACTGTAGGAGCCAACAGCACATTGGTCCTAGGATGCTCAGAAACAAGGTGGGACCAAGCCCTGGGGCAGAGGGACAAGTAAGAAGTCAGAGAGGAGCCTCTCACTTCCATCCTCATGCTTAACTCTGGATGAGCATCATCTCACTCATTGGTGTGGGATGGGGATGCCACCAACCACCACCTGTGGGAACCAACAGCACGGCAGTGACATTGGTCCTAGCTAGGATGTGATGCTCAGAAACAAGGTGGGACCAAGCCCTGGGGCAGAGGGACAAGTGAGAAGTCTGAGAAGAGTCTTCCACTTCCATCCTGCTGCTGGATGGGCATCTTTCTGCTCAACCACGTGGGATGGAGATGCCACCAACTACCATCTGCAGGAGCCAACAGCAGTGACATTGGTCCTAGCTAGGATGCAACACTCAGAAACAAGGTGGGACCAAGCCCTGGGGCAGAGGGACAAGTGAGAAGTCTGAGAAGAGTCCTCCACTTCCATCCTCCTGCTTACCTCTGCATCGGCATCTCCCCACTCATCAGTGTGGGACAGGGATGCCGCCAACCACAGCTTGCAGAAGCCAACGGTGCTGCAGTGACATTGGTCCTAGCTAGGATGCGATGCTCAGCGGTGGGGTGGgaccttcttttttcccctcccctcttcctttTATAACCatctttgcaaaaataaaacgCATTTCCCAGGAGGTTCCCTTGAGGAGCTGCCAACAGTCATTGCTGGCCACTGGCCATGCTTGTGCTCCTGGGGTTAAATCCATCCCTGCGCCACCAGCCTCACACCAGCCCCTTAAAACGAAGCTTCAGAAGCCTCAAAGCCTTGTGCTATGGGGAAAACTTCATCCCTGGGGATGGAGAAAAGGCTTTCCCAGAGGAAGACACACACTTTGGGCTCAAAAGCCGTTGATAAGGCTCCTtcggctctttttttttcctgatctttTCTCGCTGTGAGCATTCCTTTCACACCCACGCACACCCCAGCATCCTCAGCCATTGGTCTGCCAGCGCATCCGTCACACTTTCCATCAGCCAAAGTAGATACACATTTCAACTGCTCCCATTCCTCATCTTCTCTGGTGTTAACAGCCAGCGCAAACAAAGGGCCCGAACATCCATCGCCCAATTCAATTGGTTTCATTTGTTTCTCGTGCTGCAGTTGGTTTGGGTTAGAGGGTTTGTGTAAGGGATTTGGGGTGGATGGCTGATGCGGGGACTGGTCTGGCATGGggttgttggactcgatgagctggtgggtcttttccaacctggtgattctatgttggACACCCATGGCAGATTTTTGTGCCCCGCTTGGGCTGAAGGCTGGGATCCCAATGAGGTTTGCGAGCAACCATGGGCAACAAGGAGATATTTTGGGTGTAGGGAGGAAGAAACTCCCTGGGGAACAGCCAGGATAACGGCAGCTCATGCCCCAGCAGGACCTCGGGGAACCCAAACCCCTCTCTCTCACCCTGCTTCGGCTTTTCAGCTTCCACCGAGGGAAATGAAGACAAGCGTTAGCTTGACTGCTAGCAGAGCTTTTCCCGATTTCAAACAGATGTTGGGTTCGTGGCTGGATTTAGGCAGAAAGCTCTCGCTTTCCACACATTTGCTGGCCATACCTAACCGAGGGATGCTGGCCCCGGACCATGATGGCTGGTTCTCCAAGCTCTTCAGCTCACAAGAAGGTCTCTGATCTTGCCACATGGGTAAGGGATGATGTCCCCTAGCCAGCCCCTTGTCGCAGAGCTGTCCGCCTCCATCTGCCCCCGTTGTAAGCATCTGACAATGAATCATAGAGCCTGCATTCGTGCATCTGGTGGGAAAACCTCAGCTCCGTCTGCAAAGCCATTGGGGAAGATATTTGCCAGTGGTCCAGCTGCAGCTCGTGGTCCCACTGTCACTGTCAttggtccccagccccacacaggGATAAATTTGGGCTGCAGCAGCATTGAACACTGCCCAGTGAGGACGAGCATCCCTCTTGCACAACCACATCTGACTCCTGCTCCTCAGTCTTTCCACCCTAGTTACCTCTTGTGATGTTGAGGAGCTCAGATCACCCCTGGAACGCAGGAGAAGACCTGAATGTGATCCAGGAAAGGCACCCCAAACTGTACCATCCCCTCATGGATTCAGTGCGCGAGCCGAGCTGGAGAGAGAAGCATTAATGGGGAACTGAGGACAGTGGTTTGGGGCACCTTGGCACATCCTGGTGTTCTTCATCACTGAATTAATCAGACCCTCAGCCTGCAAAGGTGAATTTGTGCTGAAAtgggggcaggggctgccctgctcccaccagcATCTCTCCTTCCCATCGACTCTCCGTAGCAACCTGGGTTGGCAAATCCCATCTGCCACCGCTCCAGGATCAGGGAGCACCCACCAGCGGGGACACTCGGGGTGTGCTGGCTCATGGGACCACCCTGGCGGGGTGCGGAGAGATGCCATGGGACGCCAGGTTGGAGAGCGGCAGGGACACCGGGGGCTCTGCAGAGCCCATCCAGGCGCTGCGTGTGACTCAGCGCCGCGCCACACCTTGTGAGTCACCCCAGTGCTTCCTGGTGCACCCTGAGTTTTCCCTTCCAGGTCCCTCCTGGTGGCACCAACCCAACCCCTGTGCCAGCAGTGCCGGCTCTGCCTCACGTGGCTGCTGGCCCTCCCTCTGCCTACGCTGCCTTCCCTCGGCACGTGCCCGTGTGCCGCCAGTGCTCTGGGTGCCAGGCTGCTCCTCAGGAACCCGAATATCCCAAGGTTTCCAGGCAGCAGGGTTAGACCCAGCGAGTGGAGATCCTGGGGTGTGCAAACACAAAGGTTTGGTGCCTGGTGGGCATCGAGCCGGTTGCAGGTCCCTTGCTGGGAATTTGGGCAGAGCCTGGCTAAGCACAAGCTCTGGCTGCTTGGAGAGGGATGAGGAAACACAAAGCGAGGAGACCACCAACCCCCCCTCTCATTGCGAGATCGTGCTACAAAATACAAACCagaacctaaaaaaaaaaaaaaaaagcaggatgaGTTTCCAGGATCCGAGTCCAAGAAACGTCTCAAAGGGATAAGATTGGGCTCACAGTCAGCCTCATCTGCTAAATATACCCAAGTCCTGGCTCTGCCATCTGCCCCAGACCAGTGATCTGTCCCCAGTTTGCCTGGAGAGGGTGATCGTGGCTGGATGAATGTCCCACCGTGTTCTGTGGGCACCGTGCACCTTGAGCCACTCCAGGAGTGGCTGGAACCACAAGCATCCACCAGGCAAAGGATGGAaatggagggagcagagcaggatggggatgcaggagtGTCCGCTGGGCACTGGCACGTGGACTTGGTGGCCCCGGCATCCCTGGCACAGGTGCTACTCGCAGGCGAGTTTCCCATCGAAGCTGGAGAGGGCGATGGCAAAGGCTTGCACGGCGCAGAGCGGGTAGTTGTAGTCCATGGTGAAAGCATCGTCCGCCACACGTCCAAACTGCATCACGATGTAGTCAGCTGCAGGAAAGAGGGTGAGCAGCTGGGATGTcacctgtgtccccatccccctcttttcccacaCAGCAGCATCCCaaagaatcattgaatcatagaatggtttgggttggaaggatcTTCtgagaccatccagttccaccccctgccacgggcagggacacctcccactggatcaagggctccaagccccatccaacctggccttgaacacctccacgaTGGAATCTCAGGGTCTGGTTGACATcaagttagaatcatggaatggtttgggtgggaatgGTCCTCCAAGTCCACCTGGTTCCATCCCAGGGGCACCTTTCACTTGACCAggtttctccaagccccatccaacctggccctgaacacctctagggatggggcagccaccacttttctggaaaacctgggccagggcctccgtGCCCTtgtcgtgaagaatttcttcctaatgcctagtccaAATCTCTCcatttccaatttaaagccccCATCCCGAGCTCTGCCTGTGGCTCACACACTGACCGCACCGTATCACACACGTGTTACCAAAAAGCATCATTTTCCCCTCTGTGTGGTCCAACACAGACCCCCTAGTACCAGTTCCCAGGAGCCACAGCCCcccaagggacagggacaccgtCCTCCCGCCGTGGGACCGCTGCTACCAGAGGGCGGGTGACAGGAAATCTGTAAAAATAACCAGGGGCCCCCGAGAGGTTTTTTCTGTCCCGTAACCCAACACCCCAGAGGCTGAGGGCTTCTGACTGCGCCGGACAGGTGATGAACGGCTGCGTCCGGCCGCTTCCACGGGGACAGAGCCACTGCCACCACCCAGCCACTGTCCCCAAGGCGCGATGCACCCCAGGGTGACCCAACCAGGGGTGTGTGCTGGGGGTGATGCGCTGGGTGCTTAGGCTGAGAGGGTGGTTGTGGTGTGATGGGGGGAGCTCAGCACCCTTCAGGATTTGTCCTTGTCCTAATCTGCCTGGCAACAGATGCCCCGTGCGCTCCCTCTGCCGGTGCCGCACGCTCTGTCcggctccatcccagctccagcaaAGGCAGCCAGGACCCcaaatgcatgaaaaaaattaaacctcaATGAAGAAAGGAGGCGCTGGGGCCGCCTGATGGTACATCTCATCCCCATCAACCCCCGTCCCATCCCCCTCCAAGCTTACGGTCGCTGCCGTGCACGATCTGGAAGTTTTTGACGGAGGCGTGAGTGACGCGGCCGTGGAAGTTGAGGACGTAGGATTGGGTCTCGTCGTTCCACACCGGTGCCTTGTTGTGCAGCTCGATCACATTGTCCATGTTTCTGTTCTGCCAGCGCATCAGGAGGCCGTCGTTATCCTAAGGAAGCAAAAAGCAGGGAGAACAGAGTTGGGGTGTTCCTTGGAGAACAGCTCCGTAGAAGGATCCAGCCAGGAGATGGGATCTAGTGTGGAAAGcaagacacagacagcacgtcTCCCACCTCCCAAGGAGGTGCCTTGAACTTCAGGGACACCTGAAAGCTTTTCCATGCCCTCAAGTAGGTGAAATTCAAGGTGAATCCCAGCAAATCCAACCCCCAGGGAGTTTTTCCATGTCTGGCCACTGACTTACGTTTCGAGGCCGGATGGGCACCCTCTCATTGTCAGAGTTCATCCCAGGGATGATGACTGTCATCTTCCGGGGGCCTTTAAACCCTAAAACATTGGTCTCCTGCAAGAGAAACCCCATCTCTAAAATCAGCAACTACCTCTCGTGGGCAGCTGAATGAGGGTTTAGAATGGATCCAGCCCATCCCACATCTCTGCAGCCCCTCCAGGGTGGAAGGAGAGCAGGTTGAGACCCCCTCACTGCCCGCtctggggggtcctgagggggttCCCCGCGTCCCTGCTTACGTAAACCACAGCCGAGAGCTCCTGCCGCACGTTGGACCAGTCGGCGTTGGCCCTGTCGGGGTTCATGCCGTTGTCGAACACCGTGAACTTCGTACCCATCAGGTTGGATCTGAGGCCAAGGATGGGAGATGGTGCCACCAAGGTCCCTCCAACTCTGCCTTGGCCCCCCTCAGCTTTGCTCCAGCTGCAAACCCCAACCAACACCATCCTTCCCTACCCTCTAGCCTTTTGCTTGGGTTCAGTGCACCCCTAAATCACGGCGTTCTAGGATGCTGCCACTGCAGGGACCCCCCAGCATCACTGCACGGCTGCTGGCAGTGCAGCGCGCCAGGACTTGCCAGGCTCGCCGAGTGCCGTTTCTAGCCATGACCTGTCTGCTCAGAGGAACCAGACCAACCTGTTTTCCCCTCCTGGCCCCCAACATCCTCGGGTTGGACCCGGGGAACACCGAATTTAGCTTCCTGCCTGACCCAGCCATCACTTGGGGCACCGCATAGAGCAGGAACAGGGCTCTGCGGGAATGAGGTGCCACCAAAACGCGGTACCACCCCTGCTCCTACCTCAGCTTCCCTATGAAGTTCTCTCCTCCCCGTGACAGGTCGGTGGGGTCGATGGAAATGAGGTAGTTGGAGGTTTTGCTCTTCTTGCGCTTCCTCCCGGCGAGGAGGAACACCTGGAAGAATGGTGGGAACAAGTAGGGATGGGGCATTGTCATCGCCGCCACCACCGTCACCCCTGGCTCGCTGCCCCACCATGCAACCCAGTAGGTTATTGCCTTGGCcttgcagaatcatagaatcaccaggttggaaaagacccatcggatcatcgagtccaaccattcccatcaatcactaaaccatgtccctcagcgcctcatccactcatcccttaaacccctccagggaaggggactcaaccccctccctgggcagcctctgccactgcccaatcaccctttccgtgaaaaaatttttcctaatgttcagcatgaacctcccctggtggagcttgaggccattccctctcgtcctgtcccctgtcccttgggagaagagcccagctccctcctctccactgaGTCACAGAGTGAAGACAATCCCCAAAATACCAGctgagccgtggggtgggaGCGTCTGAGCCCAGCTCCCCCACTGATGTTTGCTCATCCTCCTGGGTTCCTCGGATGCAGGACATTTCCCAAGACGAATTGCTGGCCAGGGGAGCAGCCCAGTGAGGGGCTCAGCACCATGATGGGACGCAGATAGACATCCCCCTAAAACCCCAAGGGTCCCCATACCCTCACCCCACCTCACCTTCTTGTCGTTATCCAAGTGGAGGTAGTAGGTGGGGTAAAGCCCCCGGTCCATCCCCTTCTTGTCCCGTGTCACCCGGCACTTGATGGTCACTCCCTGCGGCGCTGGCCGCAGCACGAACTCCTCCAGGTTGTCCACCTCGATGACGGGTGATGGGGGCCTCTCCTTTGTCTACAACATGGGAGGGGATGGTGACCACAAAGCCAATCTTGCTGAAagctcctctcctttcccagcccctttcctctccttgccCCCAGTCCCCTGCTGGTGTTGGACACGGTGCTGCAGCAGGTCATCCCAAGGGATATTTCAGCCCTAGAACCACTCTAGGTGGGGAAGAACTGCTGTCCACCCCCCAAGGAGACCTCCACGATGAGAGGGATTTTGTACCTTCTttgatttcttccctttccccttcttgtTGGAGTTTTTCTGTGGGGTCTCCGGGGTCTCCTCCTCGCTCTCAGCTGCTTTGGGAGGAGCTGCAAGCAGGAACAGGCAGGGGCGTGATGGGGAGTAAAGAACCTGACTCTATCGAACCCCAAAACAGAGTTCAGTGTAGACCTAACACCCTTGATCATAACACGCCTCTCCACACCAGGTTCTCCCACACCCACCGAGCCCTTGCAGGACCCAGctctcacttttctttttggttttctt
This portion of the Phaenicophaeus curvirostris isolate KB17595 chromosome 24, BPBGC_Pcur_1.0, whole genome shotgun sequence genome encodes:
- the TULP1 gene encoding tubby-related protein 1 → MPLQTEILREVWAADSPSEEPGSPQHKPKQKLKKKRQDPAPEAEAKPRRVRVKKLGEAGAAEEPHAPAQGLKKLRKKKEEKGEEESNKDLYSKATKEPRKKKESPAPRSHMAKGPRKQQEPEEDSEDEEEEEEVENKDPPKKPKKRLPKDPPSGEKKLKMKGDKGDPASKAKSAKSTKKEPMSMFQVNGEKKKSKKKAITSSDEEDDSDSSTKPIRSEKKKNPASLFQTGGDPPKEKKTKKKTPPKAAESEEETPETPQKNSNKKGKGKKSKKTKERPPSPVIEVDNLEEFVLRPAPQGVTIKCRVTRDKKGMDRGLYPTYYLHLDNDKKVFLLAGRKRKKSKTSNYLISIDPTDLSRGGENFIGKLRSNLMGTKFTVFDNGMNPDRANADWSNVRQELSAVVYETNVLGFKGPRKMTVIIPGMNSDNERVPIRPRNDNDGLLMRWQNRNMDNVIELHNKAPVWNDETQSYVLNFHGRVTHASVKNFQIVHGSDPDYIVMQFGRVADDAFTMDYNYPLCAVQAFAIALSSFDGKLACE